The following are encoded in a window of Kitasatospora fiedleri genomic DNA:
- a CDS encoding PepSY domain-containing protein, whose amino-acid sequence MSESQPQAEQVQQVQQPEQAEELEQPQQSARTRRSTGSEPVDLGKSPAPEPEPAPGPAPAPRRRPLRLPRRRGVRRVLGAAVVVVLGVVAVGAGVALERRHERGVPVFDRAHAGRGPVRVPDVPGLPDLPGLPGRAGKLVVRGEDGSVQVIGGDGALRPGSPVVPDGAGPDGSGPVGNGPVGRLAPAALPAVPADQALAKAVAAVPNGKAATLAVVPREGGGSSWSVEVLGPDGVRHLVTVDGADGSVTGNTVAAGR is encoded by the coding sequence ATGTCCGAATCGCAGCCGCAGGCAGAGCAGGTACAGCAGGTCCAGCAACCGGAGCAGGCAGAGGAGTTGGAGCAGCCGCAGCAGTCGGCGCGGACACGGCGGTCGACGGGATCGGAGCCGGTCGACCTGGGCAAGTCGCCCGCACCGGAGCCGGAGCCCGCGCCGGGCCCCGCGCCCGCGCCCCGGCGTCGTCCGCTGCGGCTGCCGCGGCGGCGCGGGGTGCGCCGGGTGCTCGGGGCCGCGGTGGTGGTCGTGCTGGGCGTGGTGGCCGTCGGCGCGGGGGTCGCGCTGGAGCGCCGCCACGAGCGCGGGGTGCCCGTGTTCGACCGCGCCCACGCCGGTCGGGGTCCGGTCCGCGTCCCGGACGTCCCCGGCCTGCCGGACCTGCCGGGCCTGCCGGGCCGGGCCGGGAAGTTGGTGGTCCGCGGCGAGGACGGCTCCGTCCAGGTCATCGGCGGGGACGGGGCGCTGCGGCCGGGCTCCCCGGTCGTCCCGGACGGCGCCGGACCGGACGGCAGCGGCCCGGTCGGCAACGGCCCGGTCGGCCGGCTCGCCCCCGCCGCGCTGCCCGCCGTCCCCGCCGACCAGGCCCTGGCGAAGGCCGTCGCGGCCGTCCCGAACGGCAAGGCGGCCACCCTCGCGGTGGTCCCCCGCGAGGGTGGCGGCAGTTCCTGGTCGGTGGAGGTGCTCGGCCCGGACGGCGTCCGGCACCTGGTGACGGTCGACGGCGCCGACGGGTCGGTCACCGGCAACACCGTCGCCGCCGGGCGCTGA
- a CDS encoding DUF4396 domain-containing protein → MEHSTHQGHAQHAPHTHPGHPGHGAHPGHGAHPGHGGGGGSGWRTAAQATLHCLTGCAIGEVLGQVIGVGLGLHNGATVVLSTALAFVFGYALTMRGVRRAGLPFRAALKVALAADTVSIIVMELIDNGVMVTVPGAMDAGLGQALFWASLAGSLVLAFLVTVPVNRWLIGRGRGHAVVHAYH, encoded by the coding sequence ATGGAGCACAGCACGCACCAGGGGCACGCGCAGCACGCCCCGCACACGCACCCCGGGCACCCCGGGCACGGCGCGCACCCCGGGCACGGCGCGCACCCCGGGCACGGCGGTGGCGGCGGCAGCGGCTGGCGCACCGCCGCGCAGGCGACCCTGCACTGCCTCACCGGCTGCGCCATCGGCGAGGTGCTCGGCCAGGTGATCGGCGTCGGCCTCGGCCTGCACAACGGCGCGACCGTGGTGCTGTCGACCGCGCTCGCCTTCGTGTTCGGCTACGCGTTGACCATGCGGGGCGTGCGGAGGGCCGGTCTGCCCTTCCGGGCCGCGCTGAAGGTCGCGCTGGCCGCCGACACCGTGTCGATCATCGTCATGGAGCTGATCGACAACGGCGTCATGGTGACCGTTCCCGGGGCGATGGACGCGGGTCTCGGCCAGGCGCTGTTCTGGGCGTCGCTGGCCGGCTCCCTGGTGCTGGCCTTCCTGGTCACCGTCCCGGTCAACCGCTGGCTGATCGGCCGCGGCCGGGGCCACGCGGTGGTCCACGCCTACCACTGA